AAGGTGCCGACCGTCTCGCCGGTGGCGGGATTGGTGGACGTCAACTTCCCGTCGTCGATGACGGGCATCCCGGGAGTCATTCGCTGAGCTTAGAACCGAGGGCTACTCGGAAGTAAGATGTTCGCGGATGATCCTCTCGGCGACCGTCCCGGGGTCCGGCAGTTCGCCCCGCTCGTGCAGCCCGACATAGCGGTCCCGGGCCGGGAACTCCGCGTCCCGCAGCGCCGCCTGCATGTCCGTGTCCATCACGCCGGGGTTCACCGACGCGACGGTCAGCGGCGGTTCGCGGTGCGCGTTCTCGGCCGCGAGGATCTCCATGAAGAACTCGCCGCCGCGCTTGGCCGCGGAGTAGGCGGACCAGTTCTCGATCGTCCGCCCGGCCGCACCGGACGAGATGAACAGCACCCGGGCGGTACGCCCGGCCGCCGCGGCCAGGAACGCGTTGGTGAGCAGCATCGGCGCGGTCAGGTTGACCGTGATCGAGGTGGCCAGCTCGTCCGCCGGGAGCGCGCCGACCGGGCCGACCGGCGTGACCTGGCCGGCGTTGTGGATCAGCACCACCTCGCCGTCCGGAGCGCACGCCGCGCGCAGCTGCTCCGGCGTCGGCAACGTTGAGGGATCGCTCAGGTTTGCGGTCAATAGTGCGACGCGCGCCGGTTCCTGCAGGGCAAGATCGTCCTGCGCGCCGGTGAAGCTCCGGCCGATCCCGACCACCCGGTCCCCGGCCGCGACGACCTGCTCGAACAGCGCGGCACCCAGGCCGCGCGAAACACCAGTGACGAATACGGTCCGCATGCTGTCAGCCGTACCACAGATCATGGCTCTGTCGGCAACACGACCCGGCGAGGAACCGCGCGCCGCCACCAGGAACAATCGCGGTCGACGTGATGATGGAGGTGTCCGGTGAGCCGCATCGGCTTCGCCTGTCTGTGGGCTCCGAACCCGATCGCCACCTGGTCCCACATCCCGTGGCACCTGCGCGCGGCGATGCGCGGGCACGCCGAGGTGCCGGACGTCGGCGTGCAGATCCCGCACCGGGCGCAGACCGCACTGAAGCTGATGCACGTGCGCTGGCGCAACAGCCGCCCGGTCACCACGTGGAAGCAGTCCCGGCTGACCGACGCGTTCCTGCGGCAGGCGATCCAGCGTGGCGCGGACGC
This genomic window from Catenuloplanes niger contains:
- a CDS encoding SDR family NAD(P)-dependent oxidoreductase, producing MRTVFVTGVSRGLGAALFEQVVAAGDRVVGIGRSFTGAQDDLALQEPARVALLTANLSDPSTLPTPEQLRAACAPDGEVVLIHNAGQVTPVGPVGALPADELATSITVNLTAPMLLTNAFLAAAAGRTARVLFISSGAAGRTIENWSAYSAAKRGGEFFMEILAAENAHREPPLTVASVNPGVMDTDMQAALRDAEFPARDRYVGLHERGELPDPGTVAERIIREHLTSE